The DNA sequence AAAAGGATGGATCGGTGGATCAGCGAGCTTATGCGGTTGCTAATTCGATCAAACACTCGGGTGGAGCGGGTTCAGGAGATGTTATCATAACGGTGCCAATGTGGCTTACAAACGATGGTTTCCAGACCTCCGAGAACAGGATCTCCTACGGGGAGCTGGCGCAATTGGTGACTCAAGCTGGTGAGTTTGCTCAGCAGACCATTGATCCAAAGTCGGTCGCAAGGGGTGTTGCCGGTTCATCGCAAGCAGCCTAACCCGCGCATGCAGCCGATTTGCTCCGCTGGCGCTCCGCAAACGGCTGATGCGCACCGTTAGCCCGCTTGGCTTTATCAAGTCCCATATTCTTTAGTACAAGGAGAACCAAATGATTCAGCACGAAGTCACCATTCATATCAATCGACCAGTGGAACAAGTTTTTACATTCTTGGCGGATACCAAAAATTTGCGGACTTGGCAATCTGACCTTGTTGAAAATGAGCAACTGACCGAAGGGCCATTGCGGGTCGGTTCTCGTTTCCGTGAAGCGGAATGTGTCAAGGGTTTTTGGACACGGATAGCGGAAGTTTAGTGTCGTTCGATAGGCACGCTCCTGAGAATTGCAAGGTCTTGGGGGCGTTGATTCCGACCTGATCGGGCCAGCGCGGCGGGATAGGCTGG is a window from the Candidatus Acidiferrales bacterium genome containing:
- a CDS encoding SRPBCC family protein; the encoded protein is MIQHEVTIHINRPVEQVFTFLADTKNLRTWQSDLVENEQLTEGPLRVGSRFREAECVKGFWTRIAEV